A stretch of the Uranotaenia lowii strain MFRU-FL chromosome 3, ASM2978415v1, whole genome shotgun sequence genome encodes the following:
- the LOC129751189 gene encoding roquin-1, producing the protein MPIQAPQWTEFLSCPVCCNEFAANLRPPISLGCGHTICRTCLATLHRKQCPFDQTIISTDLDNLPVNNALLQLVSTSNTVINSPGNGSGTNSTMPGTSTLGNPGANAIDSDLSSPSVQNLNPDDLQCYKVAKGCIEELALYLKPYPNGNAGGLLSRPMQRKLVTLVNCQLIEDEGRARSLRAARSLGERTVTELILQHQNPQQLSTNLWAAVRARGCQFLGPAMQEEVLKLVLLALEDGSALSRKVLVMFVVQRLEPHFPQASKTSIGHVVQLLYRASCFKVSKREGDSSLMQLKEEFRTYEALRREHDAQIVQIATEAGLRIAPDQWSSLLYGDTAHKSHMQSIIDKLQTPQSFVQSVQELIIALQRTGDPANLSGLRVHLKHLAAIDSNAENHVPSWRECSMALEAVKRVVIGLVEFVQHHGNRKLQEPGHLAHNSKYKISLCRDLNLHGTCPRGSNCTFAHSEDELEKYRTKLRKNNIRTPNGKEHSEFVGDLTMPSGSHGYHSPGDDSSPMRYPKPSNSFRYLDKSPMSSHSHASGSSNSNSSHNSHLPPIPQNQHPSFPNLPPPPTSLQQGANGRNYSFNQNFPSGGNNLQYGTRPPPPPIPPSVHSSGSLRGNFGVMRPPNGTFIGHPPPHSHMQPNPGNGPPINVLHGGGTHPTYPAGQPSPIDQVPHPHMMNAPPPFSGNNQSFSDYPDKIDQRRQFSSWENQPPQPPPPPLPNVNSIASGGSVSQQSLVPQLNLMGQQSQHKPVPNVPYQSAVLSGKTHIPQTPHTQPTMQALPQHQQQSQQNQHYPVPNNNNKYYPSGGALHAKARDFRENKHHSSNNGGAGRMNLPNSQQHSSLGSTMHQQMPNSPYGRNNLHSAATLSQAMSNLTSNGSMNSSNGSLNGYPGGNNISFNRTESMELLKMLNNSTNNELAHLIGSRGDNTFVRSDSLLADDDNIALENEYPGGSSAKYGPISRNALSSKQRDFAFVSSFFEKIDLISAMQQVALGDQSSSNCSSTSSSFYQQQQQQPSHPVASQVVLNKSEPNNNTLDLDFLQVDRKQTDYNNHVLNSGANQTNTNASQLLHHQQQQAEAQLLQHHHYSNIHGIPMQHLTSGGTAGSANSGMGGGQLTSNHHSGTSAAVAAALMSSHHQHIQGTQQHSHHTSPQPQHHHHHHHQQQQQQQQHNQQSHHSQNPNNSNNHSYVQLQHPNSVPQSHSMQGSSAVGPNHLSDPLRFSELMSKAAAMGEFNPHALKELKAHQVMASMSPSSGGVLMTSTPSSSIAAAPLWNNFLDLSSLKPSSSDCSDLAMSMSGHSNSNNSIGLSAANNTILSSSTASNSSISNINNQEDSYEAGIADDMRELALRLESELELDENGV; encoded by the exons ATGCCGATTCAGGCGCCCCAATGGACAGAATTCCTCAGCTGTCCGGTTTGCTGCAACGAATTTGCAGCGAATCTGCGCCCGCCGATCAGTCTAGGATGTGGCCACACCATCTGCCGTACTTGCCTGGCTACGCTGCACCGGAAGCAGTGCCCCTTTGATCAG aCGATCATATCGACAGATCTCGATAATCTGCCGGTAAACAATGCATTGCTTCAGCTGGTCAGCACGAGCAACACCGTCATCAACAGTCCAGGGAATGGAAGCGGAACAAACAGTACCATGCCTGGGACTTCCACCCTAGGCAATCCTGGCGCCAATGCAATCGATTCCGATCTTAGTTCGCCGAGCGTCCAAAACTTGAATCCGGACGATTTGCAATGCTACAAAGTTGCCAAAGGATGCATAGAAGAGCTGGCCCTCTATTTGAAACCGTACCCCAATGGGAACGCAGGTGGACTCCTGTCGCGTCCGATGCAGCGCAAATTGGTCACCCTAGTCAATTGTCAGTTGATTGAGGATGAAGGGCGTGCGCGATCATTGCGTGCCGCACGATCACTAGGCGAACGAACGGTCACTGAGCTGATCCTGCAACATCAAAATCCACAGCAACTGAGCACCAACTTATGGGCGGCAGTTCGGGCCCGTGGTTGTCAATTCCTGGGTCCGGCCATGCAAGAGGAAGTGTTGAAATTAGTCTTGTTAGCTCTTGAAGACGGTTCAGCACTTTCGAGAAAGGTGCTAGTCATGTTTGTCGTTCAACGACTTGAGCCTCATTTTCCTCAAGCTTCTAAAACAAGTATAGGCCACGTTGTTCAATTGCTGTACCGAGCTAGCTGTTTCAAAGTGTCGAAGCGAGAAGGAGATTCCTCTCTGATGCAGCTGAAGGAAGAATTCCGTACTTATGAGGCGCTTAGGCGAGAGCATGATGCACAGATAGTACAAATAGCAACCGAAGCCGGCTTACGGATAGCTCCAGATCAGTGGTCTTCACTGTTGTACGGCGATACTGCTCATAAATCTCACATGCAAAGCATCATAGATAAGCTTCAAACTCCACAGTCGTTTGTACAATCAGTACAAGAACTGATAATAGCACTGCAGCGAACCGGAGATCCTGCCAATTTGTCCGGTCTTAGGGTACATTTGAAACATTTGGCTGCCATTGATTCCAATGCTGAAAATCACGTACCGTCATGGCGAGAATGTTCAATGGCCCTGGAGGCAGTCAAGCGTGTCGTTATAGGTTTGGTAGAATTTGTCCAACACCATGGCAATCGGAAGTTACAAGAACCGGGTCATCTGGCACACAATAGTAAATATAAAATCAGTTTGTGTCGAGATCTGAATCTCCATGGAACATGTCCACGTGGTTCAAATTGTacattcgcgcattctgaggaTGAGCTTGAAAAGTACCGCACAAAATTGCGTAAAAACAACATACGTACTCCTAACGGAAAGGAACATTCTGAGTTTGTGGGAGACCTTACTATGCCATCTGGCTCACATGGGTATCATTCTCCTGGAGATGATTCGTCTCCTATGCGGTATCCGAAACCTTCTAACTCGTTCCGATACTTGGATAAATCACCAATGAGCAGTCATAGTCATGCAAGTGGAAGTAGCAATAGTAACAGTAGTCATAATAGCCATTTACCTCCCATCCCACAGAATCAACACCCCTCGTTTCCTAATTTACCACCCCCACCAACATCGCTTCAACAAGGTGCCAACGGACGTAATTATAgcttcaatcaaaattttcctaGCGGTGGAAATAATTTGCAATACGGCACTCGTCCTCCGCCGCCGCCAATTCCACCTTCAGTACATTCATCTGGTTCGCTAAGAGGTAATTTCGGCGTTATGCGCCCTCCCAATGGAACATTCATTGGTCATCCTCCACCCCATTCCCACATGCAACCTAATCCTGGTAATGGTCCACCGATAAACGTTCTTCATGGCGGCGGCACACATCCCACATATCCTGCAGGCCAACCATCACCGATAGATCAAGTTCCGCATCCTCACATGATGAATGCTCCGCCTCCTTTCTCCGGAAACAATCAGAGTTTCTCCGATTATCCTGATAAGATAGACCAACGAAGACAGTTTAGTTCTTGGGAAAATCAACCACCCCAACCTCCGCCACCTCCGCTTCCGAATGTAAACAGCATAGCCTCTGGCGGCTCGGTATCACAGCAGTCTCTAGTTCCTCAACTGAACCTTATGGGGCAACAGTCGCAGCACAAGCCTGTCCCTAACGTCCCGTACCAATCGGCGGTACTGAGTGGAAAGACACATATTCCACAAACACCGCATACACAACCCACCATGCAGGCACTGCCACAGCATCAGCAGCAATCCCAACAAAACCAACATTATCCCGTACCAAATAACAACAATAAGTACTATCCTAGCGGCGGTGCCTTGCATGCTAAGGCCCGCGATTTCCGGGAGAATAAACATCACAGTAGTAACAACGGCGGAGCCGGTCGGATGAATTTACCTAACTCGCAACAACATTCGTCTCTTGGTTCGACGATGCATCAACAAATGCCGAATTCTCCGTACGGTAGAAACAATCTACATTCAGCGGCAACCCTATCACAGGCAATGTCTAATTTGACTAGCAACGGCAGCATGAACTCTAGCAATGGTTCCCTGAATGGCTATCCGGGTGGAAATAATATATCGTTTAATCGAACAGAATCCATGGAATTATTGAAAATGCTCAACAACAGTACTAACAACGAGTTGGCTCATCTTATTGGCTCACGAGGAGATAACACATTTGTTCGTTCAGATTCTTTACTGGCCGATGATGACAACATAGCTCTGGAGAATGAATATCCCGGAGGGAGCAGTGCAAAGTATGGACCTATCTCTAGGAATGCCCTGTCCTCGAAGCAACGTGATTTTGCATTTGTCAGtagtttctttgaaaaaatcgactTGATCTCCGCTATGCAACAGGTAGCGCTTGGCGATCAGTCTTCATCGAACTGCTCGTCTACTTCATCATCGTTCtatcaacagcagcaacagcaaccgTCTCATCCTGTAGCTTCACAAGTTGTCCTCAACAAGAGTGAACCCAACAACAATACACTTGATCTAGATTTTCTTCAGGTCGATCGAAAGCAAACAGATTACAATAATCACGTTTTGAACAGTGGCGCAAACCAGACGAATACCAATGCATCACAGCTCTTAcatcatcaacaacagcagGCAGAAGCCCAGCTTTTGCAACACCATCACTATTCGAATATCCACGGAATACCGATGCAACATTTGACCAGTGGAGGCACAGCAGGATCCGCTAATTCAGGGATGGGAGGAGGTCAGCTAACGTCCAATCATCATTCAGGAACATCGGCCGCTGTCGCAGCAGCCCTGATGTCTTCACATCACCAACATATTCAAGGGACACAGCAGCACTCACATCATACGTCCCCACAACcgcaacatcatcatcatcaccaccatcaacaacaacaacaacaacagcaacacaACCAACAGTCTCATCATTCACAAAATCcgaacaacagcaacaaccacTCGTACGTGCAGCTTCAGCATCCCAATTCAGTGCCGCAGTCGCACTCAATGCAAGGATCCTCCGCTGTCGGGCCGAATCATTTGTCTGATCCATTGCGATTTAGTGAGCTGATGAGTAAAGCTGCTGCAATGGGAGAATTCAATCCGCATGCTTTGAAAGAGTTAAAG GCACACCAAGTTATGGCCAGCATGTCGCCTTCGTCCGGTGGAGTCTTGATGACATCGACACCTTCTTCATCGATCGCCGCTGCACCGCTATGGAACAACTTCCTAGATCTGTCGAGTTTGAAACCATCTTCCAGCGACTGTAGCGACCTGGCAATGTCCATGAGCGGCCATTCCAATAGCAACAATAGCATTGGCCTCAGTGCTGCCAACAATACCATCCTGAGCAGCAGCACTGCTAGCAATAGTAGTATTAGTAACATCAATAATCAGGAAGATTCCTACGAAGCTGGAATAGCCGATGACATGCGGGAACTAGCACTTCGTCTGGAGTCTGAGCTAGAGTTGGATGAAAATGGAGTTTAA